A window from uncultured Anaeromusa sp. encodes these proteins:
- a CDS encoding helix-turn-helix domain-containing protein, producing MTMRCNEITPCSALRPFIDRYWCWTEEPSAPRRLPGTGHELMLHFGTPWRARALDQELLLPRAYVVTPRSKSWQNAAHGAVGFFAVRFRAGAFRHFCDESIALFADQIGEASQIWKAGRTAWLQQALEARDLPERVAAVEGGMLALLDRYRKQDDWLDEAVRRIYAGTPLGMLPSVVFSSERTLLRKFKEGVGVTPKVFQRLARFERTLRSLMLGRTYSYLPLALAGGYYDQAHFSKEFKRLVGETPQTYLMPKNFQAHFYFERRKAGV from the coding sequence TATTGGTGCTGGACAGAGGAGCCTTCTGCGCCGCGGCGCTTGCCTGGTACCGGTCATGAGTTGATGCTTCATTTTGGAACCCCTTGGCGGGCGCGCGCTTTGGATCAAGAACTTCTTCTGCCCCGAGCTTATGTTGTAACGCCGCGAAGCAAAAGCTGGCAAAATGCAGCTCATGGCGCAGTGGGCTTTTTTGCTGTGCGTTTTCGGGCAGGCGCTTTTCGGCATTTTTGCGACGAGTCCATAGCGCTATTTGCAGATCAGATTGGCGAAGCGTCGCAGATATGGAAAGCAGGACGGACGGCTTGGTTGCAACAAGCGCTAGAGGCGCGAGATCTGCCGGAACGAGTGGCGGCAGTAGAGGGTGGGATGCTAGCATTACTAGACCGGTATCGGAAGCAGGATGACTGGTTGGATGAAGCAGTGCGACGGATTTATGCGGGGACTCCTTTGGGCATGCTGCCTTCAGTGGTGTTTAGCAGTGAAAGAACGTTGTTGCGTAAATTTAAAGAGGGTGTTGGCGTAACGCCGAAGGTATTTCAGAGACTAGCGCGGTTTGAGCGGACGCTGCGCTCCTTGATGCTGGGGAGGACTTACTCGTATTTGCCGCTAGCGTTGGCTGGAGGCTACTATGACCAAGCGCATTTCAGCAAAGAATTTAAAAGACTTGTAGGCGAGACGCCGCAAACGTATTTGATGCCGAAAAATTTTCAAGCCCATTTCTACTTTGAGCGGCGCAAAGCAGGCGTATGA